From the genome of Streptococcus lutetiensis, one region includes:
- a CDS encoding MarR family winged helix-turn-helix transcriptional regulator: MNPKNAPYGWLVKRIAHRLEQNMNNFLKPYNITIMQSWVLLYLKDTKECCTYKELEKEFEVSQPTMAGIISRLEQKELVTKVQDDKDKRVKKVRISDKGLDLIVLVCDHLQESEDDIIRGFSDKDQETFHSLLERAYYNVVERGDEND; encoded by the coding sequence ATGAATCCTAAAAATGCTCCATACGGTTGGCTTGTTAAGCGAATCGCGCATCGTTTGGAACAAAATATGAACAATTTCTTAAAACCTTATAACATTACGATTATGCAATCTTGGGTTTTGCTGTATTTAAAAGACACCAAGGAATGCTGTACTTATAAGGAATTGGAAAAAGAATTCGAAGTGTCACAACCAACTATGGCGGGAATTATTTCGCGTTTGGAACAAAAAGAGTTGGTTACTAAGGTTCAGGATGACAAGGACAAGCGTGTCAAGAAAGTGCGCATTTCTGATAAAGGGCTTGATTTAATTGTACTTGTATGTGATCATTTGCAGGAATCCGAAGACGATATTATCAGAGGCTTTTCTGATAAAGATCAAGAAACATTTCACTCTTTGCTCGAGAGAGCTTATTATAATGTTGTAGAAAGAGGTGACGAGAATGATTAA